A genomic region of Aureimonas populi contains the following coding sequences:
- a CDS encoding sensor histidine kinase, giving the protein MHSESEGPGRADELSYRLRQQRLLVAFARMALQASTHEELLDEASALAAQGLEASYGKVLEYRPESGDLLLRAGVGWAREEIGAVVLQIDPASPAGYAFQHGTPVLSNHLSSESRFRTPDLLVRYRIRRALNVLIERGGEEQDRYGVLEVDSPDPGSFDAADAEFLAGCAGILGVAIERLRSEDRLREALERQAFVTREMSHRVKNSLGIVASLLRVNAKTTRDPGAQAALEDAEARVMTIAKVHDHLWRGGTVGVVALPAFLGDLCRNLAESAGGIVIESAIEPLSVGADQAIPIGLIVNELVTNALKYAYSDGCGTVNVALARKEGELVLEVRDAGAGLPEDFDLAAPRPSFGMRIILNLARQLDATLEAERLAQGTLFRCRMPLSILENSPPPPAG; this is encoded by the coding sequence ATGCACAGCGAGAGCGAGGGGCCGGGACGGGCCGACGAGCTTTCCTACCGGCTTCGCCAGCAGAGGCTGCTCGTGGCCTTCGCGCGCATGGCCTTGCAGGCCTCCACGCACGAGGAGCTTCTCGATGAAGCAAGCGCGCTGGCGGCCCAGGGGCTCGAGGCGAGTTACGGCAAGGTGCTGGAATACCGGCCCGAGTCGGGCGACCTGCTCCTGCGAGCGGGCGTGGGCTGGGCACGCGAGGAGATCGGCGCGGTCGTCCTGCAGATCGACCCCGCCTCGCCGGCCGGCTATGCGTTCCAGCACGGAACCCCGGTCCTCTCCAACCATCTGAGCAGCGAGAGCCGTTTCCGCACGCCCGATCTCCTCGTGCGCTACCGGATAAGGCGCGCCCTCAACGTCCTGATCGAGCGCGGCGGCGAGGAGCAGGATCGCTACGGCGTGCTGGAGGTCGACAGTCCCGATCCTGGCAGCTTCGACGCGGCCGATGCCGAGTTCCTGGCGGGCTGCGCCGGCATTCTGGGCGTGGCGATCGAGCGCCTGCGCTCGGAGGACAGGCTCCGCGAGGCGCTGGAGCGGCAGGCCTTCGTCACGCGCGAGATGAGCCACCGGGTCAAGAACAGCCTCGGCATCGTGGCCAGCCTGCTGCGCGTCAACGCCAAGACGACGCGCGATCCGGGCGCGCAGGCGGCGCTGGAAGACGCCGAGGCCCGCGTCATGACCATCGCCAAGGTGCACGACCACCTCTGGCGCGGCGGCACGGTGGGCGTCGTCGCCCTGCCCGCCTTCCTGGGCGATCTATGCCGTAACCTGGCCGAGAGCGCCGGGGGAATCGTCATCGAAAGTGCGATCGAGCCTCTGTCCGTCGGCGCGGATCAGGCGATTCCCATCGGCCTGATCGTCAACGAGCTCGTCACCAACGCGCTGAAATACGCCTATTCCGACGGGTGCGGCACCGTGAACGTCGCCTTGGCGCGCAAGGAAGGCGAGCTTGTGCTGGAGGTGCGCGACGCCGGCGCCGGGCTGCCGGAGGATTTCGATCTCGCCGCCCCGCGCCCCAGCTTCGGGATGCGCATCATCCTCAATCTGGCCCGGCAGCTCGACGCGACATTGGAGGCCGAGCGCCTGGCGCAAGGCACCCTGTTCCGCTGCCGGATGCCCCTGTCGATCCTGGAAAACTCGCCCCCGCCCCCGGCCGGCTGA
- a CDS encoding septal ring lytic transglycosylase RlpA family protein, whose protein sequence is MTLMPRMAFALACLTCTLSTASMAVPALAEPAVVRTVSGPASWYGPGFHGRKTANGERFDMNGLTAAHRSLPFGTKVRVTNRNNGRTVTVRINDRGPFHGNRVIDLSRAAASRLGIVSSGVGSVRLDILS, encoded by the coding sequence ATGACGCTCATGCCGAGGATGGCCTTCGCCCTGGCCTGTCTCACCTGCACCCTGTCCACGGCCTCCATGGCCGTCCCGGCTCTCGCGGAGCCGGCCGTGGTGCGCACCGTTTCCGGCCCCGCCTCCTGGTATGGGCCCGGGTTCCACGGCCGCAAGACAGCCAATGGCGAGCGCTTCGACATGAACGGGCTGACGGCCGCCCATCGCTCCCTGCCCTTCGGCACCAAGGTACGCGTCACCAATCGCAACAACGGGCGGACCGTCACGGTGCGCATCAACGATCGCGGGCCGTTCCACGGCAACCGCGTCATCGACCTCTCCCGCGCCGCGGCCAGCAGGCTGGGCATCGTCAGCTCGGGCGTCGGCAGCGTGCGGCTGGATATCCTGTCCTGA
- a CDS encoding Fur family transcriptional regulator — MAEPAQPAQDYESLLRAAGVRITRQRRTILTILTDGGDHPDALEIFRRACAVDPSISLSTVYRTMKVLEEKGAIHRHAFGDGPSRFEQADGAHHDHLIDIDSGDVIEFRSERIEALQEEIAKELGYEIVSHRLELYARKRRPR; from the coding sequence ATGGCAGAGCCGGCGCAGCCAGCACAAGACTACGAATCGCTGCTGCGCGCGGCCGGCGTGCGGATCACGCGCCAGCGCCGCACGATCCTGACGATCCTGACGGACGGCGGCGATCACCCGGACGCGCTGGAGATCTTCCGCCGCGCCTGCGCGGTCGATCCGTCCATTTCCCTCTCCACCGTGTACCGCACCATGAAGGTGCTGGAGGAGAAGGGCGCCATCCATCGCCATGCCTTCGGCGACGGGCCCTCGCGGTTCGAGCAGGCGGACGGCGCCCACCACGATCACCTGATCGACATCGATTCGGGCGACGTCATCGAGTTCCGCTCCGAACGCATCGAGGCGCTTCAGGAGGAGATCGCCAAGGAGCTGGGATACGAGATCGTCTCGCACCGGCTGGAGCTTTATGCCAGGAAGCGCCGCCCGCGCTGA
- a CDS encoding OsmC family protein — MKRHATAIWNGALGDGKGTITTQSGALDAHGYSFKARFEDESGRSGTNPEELLAAAHAGCFAMQLSHFLAENGTPAEELKARAVVSVEQGAAGFEITQSAITLEAKVPGIEEAAFRELADKAKAGCPVSKALGAITVSLDAKLL, encoded by the coding sequence ATGAAACGACACGCAACCGCCATCTGGAACGGCGCGCTCGGCGACGGCAAGGGCACGATCACCACCCAGTCCGGCGCGCTCGATGCGCATGGCTATTCCTTCAAGGCGCGCTTCGAGGACGAATCGGGCCGTTCGGGAACCAACCCGGAGGAGCTTCTGGCCGCCGCCCATGCCGGCTGCTTCGCCATGCAGCTTTCGCACTTCCTGGCCGAGAACGGCACGCCGGCCGAAGAGTTGAAGGCGCGCGCGGTGGTGAGCGTCGAGCAGGGCGCGGCCGGCTTCGAGATCACGCAGAGCGCCATCACGCTCGAGGCCAAGGTTCCGGGCATCGAGGAGGCGGCGTTCCGGGAGCTGGCCGACAAGGCCAAGGCCGGATGCCCCGTTTCCAAGGCGCTGGGCGCGATCACGGTCTCGCTCGACGCCAAGCTCCTCTGA
- a CDS encoding tyrosine recombinase XerC has translation MTTSLLVHGEPALLARKAEWLERLAAGGRASPQTLAAYERDVRQFLVFLTRHEGRPARLADLADLRPADLRAFLADRRREGVGARSLGRGLAGLRSFLRHLEREGLASTAGASALRAPRHGGSLPRPLSPVDALSVTEEAGAMATEPWISARNVAVLTLLYGCGLRISEALGLPGNALADPRARSIAVAGKGGKERLVPLLPAVLAAVADYRRLCPFDLTGEAPLFRGARGGPLRPQIVQREMARLRGLLGLPESATPHALRHSFATHLLAAGGDLRTIQDLLGHASLSTTQAYTAVDSVRLMAVYENAHPRARR, from the coding sequence ATGACCACGTCTCTTCTCGTTCATGGCGAGCCGGCGCTTCTGGCGCGCAAGGCCGAATGGCTGGAGCGCCTCGCGGCCGGCGGGCGCGCCTCGCCGCAGACCCTTGCGGCCTATGAGCGCGACGTGCGCCAGTTCCTGGTCTTCCTCACCCGGCACGAGGGGCGCCCGGCGCGCCTCGCCGATCTGGCCGATCTGCGCCCGGCCGATCTGCGCGCCTTCCTGGCGGACCGGCGGCGGGAGGGCGTCGGCGCGCGCAGCCTCGGCCGGGGCCTGGCCGGCCTGCGCTCCTTCCTGCGCCATCTGGAGCGGGAGGGGCTGGCCTCCACGGCCGGTGCCAGCGCCCTGCGCGCGCCCCGGCACGGCGGCTCCCTGCCCCGCCCGCTCAGCCCCGTCGATGCGCTCTCCGTGACCGAGGAGGCGGGGGCCATGGCCACCGAGCCTTGGATCTCGGCGCGCAACGTGGCGGTGCTGACGCTTCTCTACGGCTGCGGCCTGCGCATCTCCGAGGCGCTGGGCCTGCCGGGCAACGCGCTGGCAGACCCCCGCGCCCGGTCCATCGCCGTGGCCGGCAAGGGCGGCAAGGAGCGCCTCGTCCCCCTGCTGCCGGCCGTGCTGGCGGCGGTGGCCGATTATCGGCGGCTCTGCCCCTTCGACCTGACGGGAGAGGCGCCCCTGTTTCGCGGCGCGCGGGGCGGGCCGCTGCGGCCGCAGATCGTCCAGCGCGAGATGGCGCGGCTGCGCGGGCTTCTCGGCCTGCCCGAATCGGCGACGCCCCATGCCCTCCGGCACTCCTTCGCCACGCATCTGCTGGCGGCCGGCGGCGACCTGCGCACCATCCAGGACCTGCTCGGCCACGCGTCCCTCTCCACGACGCAGGCCTATACGGCCGTCGATTCCGTGCGGCTGATGGCGGTCTACGAGAACGCCCACCCCCGCGCGCGCCGCTGA